A region from the Macaca mulatta isolate MMU2019108-1 chromosome 13, T2T-MMU8v2.0, whole genome shotgun sequence genome encodes:
- the FOXI3 gene encoding forkhead box protein I3, protein MASREDLMKMVRPPYSYSALIAMAIQSAPERKLTLSHIYQFVADSFPFYQRSKAGWQNSIRHNLSLNDCFKKVPRDEDDPGKGNYWTLDPNCEKMFDNGNFRRKRKRRSEASNGSTVAAGTSKSEEGLSSGLGSGVGGKPEEESPSTLLRPSHSPEPPEGTKSTASSPGGPMLTSTPCLNTFFNSLSSLSVSSSVSTQRALPGSRHLGIQGAQLPSSSMFSPTSISEASADTLQLSNSTSNSTGQRSSYYSPFPASTSGGQSSPFSSPFHNFSMVNSLIYPREGSEV, encoded by the exons ATGGCCAGCCGCGAGGACCTGATGAAGATGGTGCGGCCGCCCTACTCGTATTCGGCGCTTATCGCCATGGCCATTCAGAGCGCGCCCGAGCGCAAGCTCACGCTCAGCCACATTTACCAGTTCGTCGCCGACAGCTTCCCCTTCTACCAGCGCAGCAAGGCCGGCTGGCAGAACTCCATCCGCCACAACCTGTCGCTCAACGACTGCTTCAAGAAGGTGCCCCGCGACGAGGACGACCCAG GAAAGGGTAATTACTGGACTCTGGATCCgaactgtgagaaaatgttcGACAACGGGAACTTCCGTCGGAAGCGAAAGCGCCGCTCTGAGGCCAGCAATGGCTCCACAGTGGCTGCCGGGACATCAAAGTCCGAAGAAGGGCTCTCCTCAGGATTGGGGTCTGGAGTGGGTGGGAAACCAGAAGAAGAGAGCCCCTCCACTCTGCTGAGGCCTTCCCACTCCCCAGAGCCTCCGGAGGGCACCAAGAGTACTGCCTCATCTCCTGGAGGACCCATGCTCACCTCCACCCCTTGTCTCAACACTTTCTTCAACAGCCTCAGCTCCTTGAGTGTCAGCAGCAGTGTGAGTACCCAGCGGGCTCTCCCTGGCAGCCGCCACCTAGGGATCCAGGGGGCCCAGCTGCCCTCCAGCAGCATGTTCTCCCCGACCTCCATCTCAGAGGCCTCAGCAGACACCTTGCAACTGAGCAATAGCACCAGCAATAGCACCGGCCAGAGATCTTCCTATTATAGCCCTTTCCCTGCCAGCACCAGCGGGGGCCAAAGCAGCCCCTTCAGCAGCCCTTTCCACAACTTTAGCATGGTCAACAGCCTCATCTACCCCCGAGAGGGCTCCGAGGTGTAG